A single Ammospiza caudacuta isolate bAmmCau1 chromosome 6, bAmmCau1.pri, whole genome shotgun sequence DNA region contains:
- the LOC131559248 gene encoding carbohydrate sulfotransferase 9-like, producing the protein MNQKVLVFLLPNFVFGIFLFGFFCRRQKNLTDAFSNPTENWLAIQNGRKNTLASVCLRNNLNKPRSKLDSHVANQLFVEHKHKFIYCEVPKVGCSNWKRIIFLLQSDLNAEASEIEHDNIHHTQLIKRLVSYPPALQKEFLSNYTKVMFTRHPLERLVSAYRDKLLHSEPFYSTTIANEIRAMFRKNKNSPEKVSFQEFVNFIIAKPPHTLDIHWKPMFLLCDPCNIRYDIVGKYETLGLDSEHVLKVIGAPESLQYPSLKRYSSEKRTDGDITLEYLRQLTSEQIEKIKKLYEMDFYLFNYTMKYEDYFSLND; encoded by the exons ATGAACCAGAAGGTGTTAGTTTTCCTTCTCCCAAATTTTGTATttggaatatttctttttgggtttttctgtaGGAGACAAAAAAACCTAACAG ATGCTTTTTCCAATCCTACTGAAAATTGGCTGGCAATTCAAAACGGTCGGAAAAACACACTGGCTTCTGTCTGCCTGAGGAATAACCTCAATAAACCAAGAAGCAAATTGGATTCTCATGTTGCAAACCAGCTCTTTGTGGAGCACAAACACAAATTTATCTACTGTGAGGTGCCTAAGGTAGGCTGCTCCAACTGGaagagaattatttttcttcttcaatcAGACTTGAATGCAGAAGCTTCTGAAATTGAGCATGACAACATCCACCATACCCAACTAATCAAAAGGCTGGTGTCCTATCCTCCTGCCTTACAAAAGGAATTTCTAAGCAATTACACCAAAGTGATGTTCACCAGACATCCCCTGGAACGGCTGGTTTCAGCTTACAGAGACAAACTCCTGCACTCTGAACCATTCTACAGTACCACTATTGCTAATGAAATCAGGGCAAtgttcaggaaaaataaaaattctcctGAAAAAGTGAGTTTCCAGGAATTTGTCAACTTCATTATAGCAAAACCACCACATACTCTTGACATTCACTGGAAACCGATGTTTCTGCTCTGTGATCCTTGCAACATTCGCTATGATATTGTGGGTAAGTATGAAACTCTTGGCTTGGACTCTGAGCATGTTCTGAAGGTCATTGGTGCACCAGAGAGCCTGCAATACCCCAGCTTGAAGAGATACAGCTCAGAGAAACGAACTGATGGTGATATCACCTTAGAATACCTCAGACAACTGACCTCAGAACAGATtgagaagataaaaaaattgtatgaaatggatttttatttgttcaaCTATACTATGAAATACGAGGATTATTTTTCCCTGAATGACTGA